The following proteins are co-located in the Verrucomicrobiia bacterium genome:
- the ptsP gene encoding phosphoenolpyruvate--protein phosphotransferase produces MVEPLHKGEQVFRGIPVSAGVCRGKILVFGKSTHSIGRRPVDPAELAEEVSRLERALVQTRQELLEVQRRVSDAMGASEGSIFDAHLLVLEDRTLIDEVVRLVNRDKVNAEFAFHTVAERYAATLAAIEDDYLRERATDMRDVTNRVLNNLMGHQDHADLKHLKEPCIVISHDLTPSNTAQLDRSKVLGFATDIGSRTSHTAIMARSLRIPAVVGLKGASEQLESGQYALLDGFNGIVIVNPTDQTLFEYGQLIRKQVTLQEKLRDILLKPAVTLDGHRVFLSANIEQASDAEAVTANGAEGVGLFRTEYLFINRDCLPTEEEQYQAYRTVAESLKPHSVVVRTFDLGGDKFLSHLQVPTEMNPFLGWRAIRFCLQERDIFRNQLRAILRASAHGNVRMMYPMICGLDELNQANALVEEYKAELRAEGVAFDEHIEIGAMIEIPSAALIADSLAKRARFFSIGTNDLIQYSLAVDRMNEKIAHLYEPTHPAIIRLIKLTVDAARKEKILVSVCGEMAGDPVLTPLLLGLGVDELSVAPPVVSQIKFMIRRLKLTEAQALAEFALSCESAAEILARCQALAREAAPSLFENKL; encoded by the coding sequence ATGGTCGAGCCGCTCCACAAAGGTGAACAGGTCTTCAGGGGAATACCTGTGTCAGCCGGCGTGTGCCGCGGGAAAATCCTCGTTTTCGGCAAATCGACCCACTCCATCGGCCGGCGCCCTGTCGACCCCGCGGAGCTTGCCGAGGAAGTCAGCCGGCTCGAACGCGCGCTCGTGCAGACGCGGCAGGAATTGCTCGAGGTGCAGCGCCGTGTCAGCGACGCAATGGGAGCGTCGGAAGGGAGCATTTTTGACGCGCACCTGCTTGTCCTCGAGGACCGCACGCTCATCGACGAGGTCGTGAGGCTGGTTAATCGGGACAAGGTGAATGCGGAGTTTGCATTTCATACGGTGGCAGAGCGCTATGCTGCGACGCTTGCGGCGATCGAAGACGATTACCTGCGTGAGCGCGCAACGGACATGCGCGATGTTACCAATCGCGTATTGAACAACCTGATGGGGCACCAGGATCATGCGGACTTGAAGCATCTCAAGGAGCCCTGCATCGTCATCAGCCACGATCTGACACCGTCTAACACGGCGCAATTGGATCGCAGCAAGGTTCTCGGTTTCGCGACAGATATCGGAAGCCGAACCTCGCACACCGCCATCATGGCGCGTTCCCTGCGCATTCCCGCGGTAGTTGGATTGAAGGGCGCCAGTGAGCAATTGGAATCAGGTCAGTATGCGCTTCTGGATGGCTTTAATGGAATCGTCATTGTCAATCCAACAGACCAGACGCTGTTCGAGTATGGGCAGCTGATTCGGAAGCAGGTGACCCTGCAGGAGAAACTGCGCGACATTCTGTTGAAGCCGGCCGTGACGCTCGATGGCCACCGCGTCTTTCTTTCGGCGAACATCGAACAGGCCTCCGATGCCGAAGCCGTTACAGCGAATGGCGCTGAAGGGGTGGGATTGTTTCGCACGGAGTATCTCTTTATCAACCGCGACTGCCTGCCCACGGAGGAGGAACAGTATCAGGCCTATCGAACAGTTGCCGAGAGCCTGAAGCCGCATTCAGTGGTCGTCCGGACATTCGACCTCGGCGGGGACAAGTTTTTGTCGCATTTGCAGGTGCCGACCGAGATGAATCCGTTTCTCGGCTGGCGGGCCATTCGTTTCTGCCTTCAGGAACGTGATATTTTTCGAAACCAGTTGCGCGCCATTTTGCGGGCCAGTGCCCACGGCAACGTGCGAATGATGTATCCGATGATCTGCGGCCTGGACGAATTGAACCAAGCGAACGCCTTGGTCGAGGAATACAAGGCGGAACTGCGCGCCGAAGGGGTGGCCTTTGACGAGCACATTGAGATTGGTGCAATGATTGAGATTCCCTCGGCGGCGCTGATCGCGGATTCGCTGGCAAAGCGGGCGCGCTTTTTCAGCATTGGCACGAATGACCTGATTCAGTATTCGCTCGCCGTCGATCGGATGAATGAAAAGATCGCGCACCTCTATGAGCCGACGCATCCGGCGATCATTCGGTTGATCAAACTGACGGTCGACGCAGCGCGTAAGGAGAAGATTCTGGTCAGTGTTTGCGGCGAAATGGCAGGCGATCCTGTATTGACGCCGTTGCTGCTGGGGCTTGGAGTCGATGAACTGAGCGTCGCACCACCAGTGGTTTCTCAGATTAAGTTCATGATCCGCCGGCTGAAGCTCACAGAGGCTCAGGCGCTTGCAGAGTTCGCCCTGAGTTGCGAGTCCGCGGCTGAAATTCTTGCACGGTGCCAGGCCCTCGCCCGCGAGGCGGCACCCAGTCTGTTTGAAAACAAGCTTTGA
- a CDS encoding UDP-glucose--hexose-1-phosphate uridylyltransferase, with protein sequence MNFDPNLHPHRRFDLLSGDWVLVSPHRTQRPWQGQREAGSAETRPAYDPQCYLCPGNQRAGDARNPAYTRPYVFRNDFAALLPDTPPETVEGHRLFVSKPVQGECRVICFSPRHDLTLPEMAVDDIAGVVDVWAAQINELGEKYRWVQIFENKGAVMGCSNPHPHGQIWAGDFIPRLVAPEITTQGEYMRKHGAPLLIDYAEAEIKSGERVIEANDHWLMVVPYWAVWPYELLLMPLRSVQRLPELTSLERRSLAEILKRSLTRYDNLFETSFPYSMGWHGAPTGGEQYEGWQLHAHFYPPLLRSATVKKFMVGYEMLAEPQRDLTPEQAAVRLRETSLRHFKAAR encoded by the coding sequence GTGAACTTTGATCCAAACCTTCACCCGCATCGCCGATTCGACCTCTTGAGCGGCGATTGGGTTCTTGTTTCTCCTCATCGAACACAGCGTCCCTGGCAGGGGCAGCGCGAAGCGGGCTCGGCGGAAACGCGGCCAGCTTATGATCCGCAGTGTTATCTCTGTCCTGGAAATCAACGGGCCGGGGATGCCCGCAATCCCGCGTATACTCGGCCGTATGTCTTCCGAAACGATTTCGCTGCGTTGCTGCCCGACACGCCTCCCGAAACGGTGGAAGGGCACAGGTTGTTTGTCTCAAAGCCCGTTCAAGGCGAGTGCCGCGTGATCTGTTTTTCGCCTCGTCACGATCTCACGCTCCCGGAAATGGCCGTCGATGATATTGCAGGCGTGGTGGACGTGTGGGCGGCGCAGATCAACGAACTGGGGGAGAAATACCGATGGGTTCAGATCTTCGAAAACAAAGGAGCGGTGATGGGTTGTTCAAACCCGCATCCGCATGGCCAAATATGGGCTGGCGATTTCATTCCACGCCTCGTCGCTCCGGAAATCACAACGCAGGGCGAATACATGCGAAAGCACGGAGCTCCGTTGCTCATCGACTATGCCGAGGCGGAAATAAAGTCGGGCGAACGGGTCATCGAAGCAAACGATCACTGGCTGATGGTGGTGCCGTACTGGGCAGTGTGGCCATACGAGTTGTTGCTGATGCCATTGCGATCGGTGCAGCGATTGCCTGAGTTGACGTCGCTGGAACGACGAAGCCTTGCGGAGATTCTGAAACGCAGCCTGACGCGCTACGACAATTTATTCGAAACGAGTTTCCCTTACTCAATGGGATGGCACGGGGCTCCGACGGGCGGCGAACAATACGAGGGATGGCAGTTACACGCCCATTTTTATCCGCCCTTGCTGCGTTCGGCGACCGTTAAGAAGTTCATGGTCGGTTACGAGATGCTCGCCGAGCCGCAACGGGATCTCACCCCCGAACAGGCGGCAGTTCGTCTGCGCGAGACTTCACTCCGGCATTTCAAAGCCGCCCGATAG